In the Clupea harengus chromosome 16, Ch_v2.0.2, whole genome shotgun sequence genome, one interval contains:
- the LOC122133594 gene encoding achaete-scute homolog 5-like, with protein MTEERLGSQDMALSEDVLGRFSYSRTGFSVDPRTHPFRDALGLQLHLEPTYLGPVCGGQHYSARLSYLPFNAHISVYDYSFEPAFIRKRNERERQRVRCVNEGYARLRQHLPHELEDKRLSKVETLREAISYIKHLQELLGRASFPRAPEARDSVSSTELTAWSDRES; from the exons ATGACAGAGGAGCGACTCGGCTCACAG GATATGGCACTTTCAGAGGACGTCCTGGGTCGGTTCTCTTACTCCCGGACCGGGTTTTCCGTGGACCCGCGGACCCATCCGTTCAGAGATGCGCTCGGGCTGCAGTTGCATCTCGAGCCAACCTACCTGGGGCCGGTGTGCGGCGGGCAGCACTACAGCGCGCGCCTCTCTTACCTGCCGTTCAACGCGCACATCAGCGTGTACGACTACTCCTTCGAGCCCGCGTTCATCCGCAAGCGGAACGAGCGAGAAAGACAGCGCGTGCGCTGTGTTAACGAGGGATACGCGCGCCTCCGCCAGCATCTTCCACACGAACTCGAGGACAAGAGACTGAGCAAGGTGGAGACCCTGCGCGAGGCGATAAGCTACATTAAACACCTGCAGGAGCTCCTGGGCAGGGCCAGTTTTCCGCGAGCTCCCGAGGCGCGGGACTCGGTTTCCTCCACAGAACTCACCGCGTGGAGCGACAGAGAGTCCTGA